The Burkholderia mayonis genome window below encodes:
- a CDS encoding ShlB/FhaC/HecB family hemolysin secretion/activation protein — MTIRTPVVLLSAAWLIPMAVSAQEAPRPIISGNDQQIRQQEEARERERTVTAPGVRSSVTASAGYPALPSETPCFRIDRFGLDVPDALPTSLKSQGASALPMDRFAFAREWLEHYAGQCIGKQGLDILVKGLSQAILARGYVTTRVLLPEQDLSTGILKFSLIPGVVRHVRFADEKLRGTWKTAFPTGDGELLNLRDLEQGLEQMKRVSSQDVSMQIVPGELPGESDVVLDVKRGKPWTVVASVDNSGTRATGKLQGNLSLGIDNPLGLNDVFNIGVSQDLEFGDKRLGSHGWNGFYSIPWGYWTATLSAYTNTYYQQIAGVNQTFVASGNSKTVDFKLARVLSRSQNDVFGVYVRLSRRFGQSFIEDTEISQQRRNNTMIELGLTDRHYFGGAQFDGSLAYRQGVGGLGAQDDMLAAGGGPTYRFKMAVLDANLSVPFAIGKQPFRYVGTFHGQYTGNTLYYIDDLTIGSRYTVRGFDGETMLAAARGFYWRNELQAPIGQTGQAVYAGLDYGRVWGPQPVALVGTQLAGAVVGIKGSVGTRFGAYAYDLFAGTPVYKPSGFPTARVTLGFQVTAQF; from the coding sequence ATGACAATCCGTACCCCGGTCGTGCTGCTGTCGGCCGCATGGCTGATTCCAATGGCCGTGTCGGCGCAAGAAGCTCCTCGCCCGATCATTTCGGGCAACGACCAGCAAATCCGACAGCAGGAAGAAGCGCGCGAGCGCGAACGGACCGTCACAGCGCCCGGGGTGCGTTCGAGCGTAACGGCGAGCGCAGGGTATCCAGCGCTGCCATCCGAAACGCCGTGCTTTCGCATTGACCGTTTTGGGCTCGACGTACCCGATGCGCTGCCTACCTCGCTGAAATCGCAAGGCGCGTCGGCGTTGCCCATGGATCGCTTCGCCTTCGCGCGTGAATGGCTTGAGCACTATGCTGGCCAGTGCATCGGAAAACAGGGCCTCGACATCCTCGTCAAGGGTCTGTCGCAAGCGATCCTAGCGCGCGGGTACGTCACGACGCGTGTACTACTTCCTGAACAGGATCTGTCGACCGGTATCCTCAAGTTTTCGCTGATCCCGGGTGTGGTCCGCCACGTGCGCTTCGCCGACGAGAAACTGCGCGGCACGTGGAAGACCGCATTTCCAACGGGCGACGGCGAACTGCTGAACCTGCGCGATCTCGAACAGGGCCTCGAGCAAATGAAACGCGTGTCGAGCCAGGACGTTTCGATGCAAATCGTTCCGGGCGAGCTGCCCGGCGAAAGCGATGTCGTACTCGACGTGAAGCGAGGCAAACCGTGGACCGTCGTCGCGTCCGTCGACAACTCCGGCACGCGTGCGACTGGCAAGCTGCAAGGCAATCTGTCGCTCGGCATCGACAATCCGCTCGGCCTGAACGACGTCTTCAACATCGGCGTCAGCCAGGATCTGGAGTTTGGGGACAAGCGCCTCGGCTCGCACGGCTGGAACGGTTTCTATTCGATTCCGTGGGGTTACTGGACGGCCACGCTGTCCGCTTACACGAACACGTACTACCAGCAGATTGCTGGCGTGAATCAGACATTCGTCGCGAGCGGCAATTCAAAGACTGTCGATTTCAAACTGGCGCGCGTTCTGTCGCGTAGTCAGAACGATGTGTTCGGCGTGTACGTTCGCCTGTCGCGCCGTTTTGGACAAAGTTTTATCGAAGACACCGAGATCTCGCAGCAGCGCCGCAATAACACGATGATCGAGCTCGGCCTGACCGATCGTCACTACTTCGGCGGCGCGCAGTTCGACGGATCACTTGCATATCGTCAAGGTGTCGGTGGATTGGGCGCTCAGGACGATATGTTGGCGGCGGGAGGCGGGCCGACCTATCGCTTCAAGATGGCGGTGCTCGACGCGAACCTGTCGGTGCCCTTCGCGATCGGCAAGCAGCCATTCCGCTATGTCGGCACATTCCACGGTCAGTACACCGGAAACACGCTTTACTACATTGACGACTTGACGATTGGCAGTCGCTATACGGTGCGTGGGTTCGATGGCGAGACGATGCTCGCCGCAGCACGCGGATTCTACTGGCGCAACGAATTGCAGGCGCCGATCGGGCAGACGGGGCAGGCAGTTTATGCCGGACTCGACTATGGTCGCGTATGGGGCCCGCAGCCTGTCGCCCTCGTCGGGACGCAACTGGCCGGCGCCGTGGTCGGCATAAAGGGCAGCGTGGGCACGCGATTCGGAGCCTATGCGTACGATCTCTTCGCGGGTACACCTGTCTACAAGCCGTCCGGTTTTCCAACCGCGCGCGTGACGCTCGGTTTTCAGGTGACTGCTCAGTTCTGA
- the bcpO gene encoding CDI system lipoprotein BcpO: MMKKSKWPVVLAFGMSALLAACETVPPDAPPRPPPRPEMEPVLPSWSSTIWIMGFWKWSGTEWVWIPGHLAPKP; encoded by the coding sequence ATGATGAAGAAATCCAAATGGCCCGTGGTCCTGGCGTTTGGCATGTCGGCGCTTCTCGCTGCATGCGAGACCGTGCCACCTGATGCACCCCCGCGTCCTCCGCCGAGGCCAGAAATGGAGCCCGTGTTGCCGTCGTGGTCGAGCACGATCTGGATCATGGGCTTTTGGAAATGGAGCGGTACCGAATGGGTTTGGATTCCGGGGCATTTAGCACCCAAGCCATAA
- the bcpI gene encoding contact-dependent inhibition immunity protein BcpI, whose translation MNRRAEIDKLTNLVNVNKEMIPELVHDLIYRRSKVRLGTVYDGLASRARAQAVLDYFGANNIAASKQNFYLSSKLSIASCGLDGGASFTNGLELLCAILSDNQSVIETAAKIETSALLDGRCDPKSTAAFQYRFQLAILGKDQELEALIENVRKNGTKADRQAISNGEYFFSLLLARDAAGLRALIEKRHANVKCVWPDLENFISYLGTLETKICWRRGLPIEIDHPLVPMELMPVKPLDRYDDVYDFLKPGWVPPPQGLIGRVSRWFKA comes from the coding sequence ATGAATCGTCGAGCCGAAATTGATAAATTGACTAACCTTGTCAATGTCAACAAGGAAATGATCCCCGAGCTGGTCCATGACCTGATCTATCGGAGGTCGAAAGTTCGTCTTGGCACGGTTTACGATGGACTAGCCAGCCGCGCAAGAGCGCAGGCAGTTTTAGATTACTTTGGCGCAAATAATATTGCTGCGAGCAAACAGAATTTTTATCTGTCGTCGAAATTGTCTATAGCGAGTTGTGGTCTGGATGGCGGCGCTAGCTTCACCAACGGACTCGAGCTACTATGCGCAATCTTATCTGACAATCAGAGCGTTATCGAGACGGCGGCGAAGATTGAAACCTCGGCGCTATTGGATGGAAGATGTGATCCGAAGTCAACGGCAGCCTTCCAATACAGATTCCAGCTCGCAATCTTGGGTAAGGATCAGGAGTTGGAAGCCCTGATCGAGAACGTGCGCAAAAATGGAACCAAGGCCGATCGACAGGCTATTTCAAATGGTGAGTATTTTTTCTCATTGCTTCTGGCGCGCGATGCTGCGGGGTTAAGGGCGTTGATTGAAAAGCGGCACGCAAACGTCAAATGCGTTTGGCCGGATTTGGAGAATTTCATCTCATACCTTGGAACGCTTGAGACAAAAATTTGCTGGCGTCGTGGTCTCCCAATTGAAATCGATCATCCGCTAGTGCCAATGGAGTTGATGCCGGTCAAGCCTCTTGATCGCTACGATGACGTCTACGACTTTCTGAAGCCGGGGTGGGTGCCCCCTCCGCAGGGACTGATCGGCCGGGTTTCCCGGTGGTTCAAGGCATGA